A stretch of Enterobacter cloacae complex sp. ECNIH7 DNA encodes these proteins:
- a CDS encoding TA system toxin CbtA family protein produces MKTLPATTLRVVKPCLSPVAIWKMLLTRLLEQHYGLTLNDTPFSKERVIQEHIDAGISLADAVNFLVEKYELVRIDRKGFSWQEQSPYLRAVDILRARQATGLLRQSRKNLVR; encoded by the coding sequence ATGAAAACTTTACCTGCAACAACTCTGCGGGTGGTGAAGCCCTGCCTGTCACCCGTGGCTATCTGGAAAATGTTACTGACACGCCTGCTGGAACAGCACTATGGTCTCACCCTCAACGACACACCGTTCAGTAAGGAACGTGTTATACAGGAACATATCGATGCCGGGATCTCGCTGGCTGATGCCGTGAATTTTCTGGTGGAAAAATACGAACTGGTGCGTATCGACAGGAAGGGGTTTAGCTGGCAGGAACAATCCCCTTATCTCCGGGCTGTAGACATTCTGCGAGCACGGCAGGCAACTGGCTTGTTGCGGCAAAGCCGTAAAAATTTGGTACGGTGA
- a CDS encoding JAB domain-containing protein — protein MKQLSFLPGEMTPQDRRLIQRALRALDRHLHEPGVAFTSSHAVREWLRLHMAALEREEFRALYLDNQNQLIAHETLFTGTINRTEVHPREVVKRALHFNAAAVILAHNHPSGETTPSLADKTLTQRLVQVLQLVDIRVPDHLIVGGRQIYSFAEHGLL, from the coding sequence ATGAAACAGCTTTCCTTTTTACCCGGCGAGATGACGCCACAGGACCGGCGTCTCATTCAGCGGGCGCTCAGGGCGCTGGACCGGCACCTGCATGAACCCGGGGTGGCCTTCACCTCCTCACACGCTGTCCGTGAATGGCTGAGACTGCATATGGCCGCACTTGAGCGGGAAGAGTTCCGGGCGTTGTATCTGGACAACCAGAATCAGTTGATTGCCCATGAAACGCTCTTCACCGGCACGATTAACCGTACTGAGGTGCATCCCCGGGAAGTGGTCAAACGTGCTCTGCACTTCAATGCCGCAGCAGTAATACTGGCGCATAACCATCCTTCCGGCGAGACGACACCCAGCCTGGCTGATAAAACCCTCACGCAGCGACTGGTGCAGGTGCTTCAGTTGGTGGATATCCGCGTTCCTGACCACCTGATTGTCGGCGGCAGGCAAATCTATTCGTTCGCAGAACACGGTCTGCTGTGA
- a CDS encoding type IV toxin-antitoxin system YeeU family antitoxin: MTHIIWGLQRNITPRLGARLVQEGNRLHYLADRASITGMFSDVECLKLDDTFQHFIRQMESMLTTGELSPQHAHCVTLYHNGFTCEADTLGSCGYVYIAIYPTQR, from the coding sequence ATGACCCACATCATCTGGGGCCTGCAGCGGAATATCACGCCGCGCCTGGGAGCCCGTCTGGTACAGGAGGGCAACCGACTGCACTACCTGGCTGACCGGGCCAGCATCACCGGTATGTTCAGTGACGTCGAATGCCTGAAGCTGGATGACACATTCCAGCACTTTATCCGCCAGATGGAATCGATGCTGACCACCGGTGAACTCAGCCCCCAACATGCCCACTGCGTCACCCTGTACCACAACGGTTTTACCTGTGAAGCCGACACCCTTGGCAGTTGCGGCTACGTATACATCGCCATTTACCCCACTCAGCGTTAA
- a CDS encoding UvrD-helicase domain-containing protein has protein sequence MPNEFWIAGAGSGKTQKVIEDAIEVIKAGGRVLVVTYTMNNQAELRSRFVELYGKHSDDFVVKGLFSFYLEDLVRPYQTAMFPERITSTMFTEHNPHLIPGTRKWHPKRGEKINGALNPLHYLTPCKTKAYTGLLAKLATRISASTKNAPASRLKEIYQRIFFDEVQDLVGWDFDVIKALSKAMHNSICCVGDFRQTIYTTTFGHKAPETPEQKIQYFKDLNFSPFSLAKNRRCIQEICDLADTIHPGIYEQTQSEVGEVPAEMAHHCGCFLIKPSQVNDYLDIFKPQVLRWSSPMGKGYLPPGLTCHTFGSCKGLGFDRVLIISPEKHLKYLGGDLGVFDKDKTEESRNKLYVAITRARYSLAFVVEEEHLTNIKLPHWVRPL, from the coding sequence TTGCCTAATGAATTCTGGATTGCCGGTGCAGGATCAGGAAAAACCCAAAAAGTCATTGAGGATGCCATTGAAGTCATAAAGGCGGGCGGACGCGTATTGGTCGTCACCTACACCATGAACAACCAGGCAGAGCTCCGTTCTCGCTTTGTGGAATTGTACGGCAAACACAGCGATGATTTTGTTGTGAAAGGCCTGTTTTCATTTTACCTAGAAGACTTAGTAAGACCATATCAAACGGCCATGTTTCCAGAGCGAATCACTTCTACAATGTTCACCGAGCATAACCCTCACCTGATACCTGGTACGAGGAAATGGCATCCCAAAAGAGGGGAAAAAATTAATGGGGCGCTGAATCCTCTTCATTATCTGACGCCGTGCAAAACCAAAGCTTACACTGGGCTGCTGGCGAAGCTGGCAACAAGAATCTCCGCTTCAACAAAGAATGCCCCCGCTAGCAGATTGAAAGAGATTTATCAGAGGATCTTTTTTGATGAGGTTCAGGATTTGGTTGGATGGGATTTTGACGTTATCAAAGCACTCAGTAAGGCAATGCATAACTCTATTTGCTGTGTAGGCGATTTTCGTCAAACTATTTACACGACCACGTTCGGCCACAAGGCACCGGAAACACCTGAGCAAAAGATTCAATACTTCAAAGACCTCAATTTTAGTCCGTTCTCGCTGGCGAAGAATCGCAGATGTATCCAGGAAATCTGCGATCTCGCGGATACCATTCATCCCGGTATTTATGAACAAACGCAATCAGAGGTGGGAGAAGTTCCTGCTGAGATGGCCCATCACTGCGGTTGTTTTCTCATAAAACCATCTCAGGTGAACGATTATCTCGATATATTCAAACCTCAAGTTTTGCGATGGTCATCGCCCATGGGAAAAGGCTATTTGCCACCAGGTCTCACCTGTCACACCTTCGGCTCCTGTAAAGGTCTCGGTTTCGACCGCGTACTAATTATTTCACCGGAGAAACATCTCAAGTATCTGGGTGGTGACCTTGGCGTGTTCGATAAAGATAAAACGGAGGAATCTAGAAACAAGCTGTACGTGGCCATTACCCGAGCCCGTTACAGCCTAGCGTTTGTCGTTGAGGAAGAGCATCTTACAAATATAAAGCTGCCGCATTGGGTTAGACCTCTGTAA
- a CDS encoding DUF987 domain-containing protein, which translates to MKIISKRRAMTIYRQHPESRIFRYCSGKYQWHGSVCHYTGRDVPDITGVLAVYAERRQDRNGPYTCLMSITLN; encoded by the coding sequence ATGAAAATTATCAGTAAACGCCGGGCAATGACGATATACCGCCAGCATCCTGAGTCCCGAATCTTTCGCTACTGCAGTGGAAAATATCAGTGGCACGGTAGCGTCTGTCATTACACCGGCAGGGACGTTCCGGATATCACCGGAGTCCTCGCGGTATACGCCGAACGCCGCCAGGACCGTAACGGGCCCTATACCTGCCTGATGAGCATCACCCTGAACTGA
- the mug gene encoding G/U mismatch-specific DNA glycosylase, whose protein sequence is MINDILAPGLRVVFCGINPGKSSAHTGFHFAHPGNRFWKVIYQAGFTDRLLKPEEEQHLLDTRCGITMLVERPTVQASEVNLHELRSGGRELIKKIEDYQPAALAILGKQAYEQAFSQRGAKWGKQSIMIGVTQVWVLPNPSGLNRATLDKLVEAYRELDEALMVRGL, encoded by the coding sequence ATGATCAACGATATTCTGGCCCCAGGCCTGCGGGTGGTGTTCTGCGGAATCAACCCGGGTAAGTCCTCGGCGCACACCGGTTTTCACTTTGCCCATCCGGGCAATCGCTTCTGGAAGGTGATCTACCAGGCCGGGTTTACCGACAGGCTACTCAAGCCCGAAGAGGAACAGCATCTGTTGGACACGCGCTGCGGCATAACCATGCTAGTCGAGCGGCCTACGGTACAGGCGAGCGAGGTCAACCTGCATGAGCTGCGCAGCGGCGGACGGGAGCTGATCAAGAAGATAGAGGATTATCAGCCGGCCGCGCTGGCGATCCTCGGCAAGCAGGCCTATGAGCAGGCGTTTAGCCAGCGCGGTGCTAAGTGGGGTAAGCAGAGCATCATGATTGGCGTGACGCAGGTTTGGGTGCTGCCAAATCCGAGCGGGCTCAACAGGGCGACGCTGGATAAGCTGGTAGAGGCGTATCGGGAGCTGGATGAGGCGCTGATGGTGCGGGGGCTTTAA
- a CDS encoding antirestriction protein, with product MTTQTQYDLAPANQPEFELTVTPVPDEQRIDFWPQHFGTIPQWITLEPRIFAWMERFCATYSGGIWSFCTLSNGGAFMAPEPEGDDKWHLFNGMNGNDAQMSAEAAGIAVCLIEYSHHACRTECDAMTEHYYRLRDYALQHPEAHAILRIID from the coding sequence ATGACAACACAGACGCAGTACGATCTCGCACCCGCTAACCAACCCGAATTTGAACTGACCGTCACGCCAGTTCCCGATGAACAGCGCATCGATTTCTGGCCTCAGCATTTTGGCACTATCCCACAGTGGATAACCCTGGAGCCCCGTATTTTTGCCTGGATGGAGCGTTTCTGTGCGACCTACAGTGGCGGTATCTGGTCATTCTGCACCCTGAGTAACGGTGGCGCATTTATGGCCCCAGAGCCTGAAGGTGACGATAAGTGGCATCTGTTCAACGGCATGAACGGTAACGATGCACAAATGAGTGCGGAAGCCGCAGGTATTGCTGTCTGCCTGATTGAATATAGCCATCACGCCTGCCGTACCGAATGCGATGCCATGACGGAGCACTATTACCGTCTGCGGGACTATGCCCTGCAGCATCCTGAAGCCCACGCCATTCTGCGCATCATCGACTGA
- a CDS encoding ATP-dependent nuclease codes for MRVKSIKLTNFKKFKDEHFEFNDDVNIFVGDNNAGKSTILEALEIVLNYSYRGRPFNSEFTPDIFNKDAVQLFLASDKSATHLPVLAIEAFIEGVPEYRGTNNFLKADAQGITVLVRFDDTLKDVYADHLLTNPHITSIPIEFYKLEWLDFGWNPVKAVAKKFRALYIDPTRIHPTLGKNQYISTILNTALKKEELVKLTLNYRENQQVFNNSGEVRTVNTGLDTDHLITEKKLSIAASTLPAGSIQTSLQLEVDDVPFQFIGKGEQSNVQIKLAIQNKSKDIDLVMMEEPENHLSHTNLNKLVHYIENQRGDKQLFLTTHSSYVLNKLSIDKICLVQSGYKRLHKLAPAVVKTLKRLPGYDTLRVALSHKVILVEGPSDELVLKKIYHRKHNRLPEQDGIDIIVVRGVGFDTFISVGMEIGTRINVLRDNDGDYDENVVKVRADYAAYPNIKLISSAKNEEFSLEPAMIYANATDLVTLDAFAKVVLSTQTFNLYDKVVDLDKRRDFLIDWFRSVQGNGKGARKVDSAIKLFDGTLNFRYPPFLDEVFDFA; via the coding sequence GTGCGGGTTAAATCGATTAAGCTTACCAATTTCAAGAAATTCAAAGATGAACATTTTGAATTCAACGATGACGTAAATATCTTTGTAGGTGATAACAACGCCGGTAAAAGTACTATTCTGGAAGCCCTGGAAATCGTACTGAATTACAGCTATCGGGGCCGCCCCTTCAACAGCGAGTTTACGCCAGACATTTTTAATAAGGATGCAGTGCAGCTTTTTTTGGCTTCTGATAAATCGGCCACGCACTTACCTGTCTTGGCAATAGAGGCATTCATTGAGGGGGTTCCTGAATACCGGGGTACAAATAATTTCCTTAAAGCCGATGCTCAAGGGATCACGGTGCTGGTGCGCTTTGATGACACACTCAAGGACGTTTACGCCGACCACTTACTGACAAACCCACACATTACGAGTATCCCGATCGAATTCTACAAGCTGGAATGGCTGGATTTCGGATGGAATCCTGTTAAAGCCGTAGCGAAGAAATTCAGGGCGTTATACATCGACCCAACTCGTATCCACCCCACTCTGGGTAAGAATCAGTACATCTCTACCATACTTAATACCGCTTTAAAGAAAGAGGAACTGGTTAAGCTGACCCTCAATTATCGTGAGAATCAGCAGGTTTTTAACAACTCAGGTGAGGTCAGGACAGTCAACACCGGTCTGGATACGGACCACTTGATCACAGAAAAAAAGCTGTCCATTGCCGCAAGCACTTTACCAGCGGGATCTATTCAGACCAGCCTTCAACTTGAAGTAGATGATGTCCCTTTCCAGTTCATTGGCAAGGGTGAGCAGAGTAATGTGCAGATCAAGCTCGCGATTCAGAACAAGTCGAAGGATATCGATTTGGTGATGATGGAGGAGCCCGAAAATCACCTTTCTCACACTAACCTCAATAAGCTGGTTCACTACATTGAAAATCAGCGGGGAGACAAACAACTCTTCCTTACCACTCACAGCTCGTATGTGCTCAACAAGCTGAGCATTGATAAAATCTGCTTGGTTCAGTCGGGATACAAACGTCTGCATAAGCTTGCCCCTGCAGTGGTCAAAACCTTAAAGCGCTTACCGGGCTATGACACATTGCGCGTGGCACTGTCGCACAAAGTCATCCTTGTCGAGGGACCGTCAGACGAGTTAGTACTCAAGAAGATTTACCACCGCAAGCATAACCGCCTGCCCGAGCAGGATGGTATTGATATCATCGTCGTGCGCGGAGTCGGGTTTGATACGTTCATCTCCGTAGGTATGGAAATTGGTACTCGGATTAACGTCCTCAGAGATAACGATGGCGACTATGATGAAAACGTCGTGAAAGTGCGTGCCGATTATGCGGCCTATCCCAATATCAAACTTATCTCCTCTGCCAAAAATGAGGAGTTTTCGCTTGAACCCGCGATGATATATGCCAATGCAACCGACTTGGTTACGCTGGACGCTTTCGCCAAAGTGGTGTTATCGACACAGACGTTTAACCTCTACGATAAAGTAGTCGACTTAGATAAGCGACGCGACTTTCTGATCGACTGGTTTCGAAGCGTCCAGGGAAACGGTAAGGGCGCTCGCAAGGTCGACTCAGCTATCAAGCTGTTCGATGGCACTCTGAATTTCAGGTATCCACCTTTCCTCGATGAGGTGTTCGACTTTGCCTAA